The region GTTCGACTGTAGGGAAACCGCGGGCGGCCCCACTCGGCTGAACAGCCGCTTTTTCCTGCAGATTGTCGTGAATGACGGAAGTGTGATTTCCGGATGATCCGGTGGTCGAATCAACCGGTCTTCTCGAGCGCCTCCGTCATGCCGGGGATGTCCCGGGCACGTGCGGCGAGCCGTTCGACCACCTGCTCCAGGACGCGGTCGACGTTCTCGGCCAGGGCCGCGTCGGTGTCCCCGAGCCCGTCCATGACGTCCCGGAAGAACACCTGCCAGACGGTCTCGGCCGTGGCCCGGCCGCGGGGGGTGAGGTCGATGAGCAGGCTGCGCCGGTCCCGCGGGTTGTTCCGCCGGACGACGTGCCCGGCCAGTTCGAGCCGATCCAGCTGCGAGGTGATGGTCGCGGGCGTCACACCCACCCTGCGGGCGAGTGCGGACGGGGTGCAGGAGCACTCGTGCAGCAGATGGACCAGGATCGTCGTCTCCGACGTGCCCAGCCCCAGTGCCTTCCCGACGGTCTGCCGGTAGGCGTCCGCCACCGCCACCACCTGTCGCAGCCGTGCTGCGAGGTCGTTCACCGTTCTCCTTCTTGCCTCGATCCTCGAGACACCGTGGTGTCAACGTCGATCACGGGCGCAGTGGTTCCGGGGGGTGACCCGCGTCATCCGATACACAATGCGTCTTACGCA is a window of Pseudonocardia sp. T1-2H DNA encoding:
- a CDS encoding MarR family winged helix-turn-helix transcriptional regulator, with protein sequence MNDLAARLRQVVAVADAYRQTVGKALGLGTSETTILVHLLHECSCTPSALARRVGVTPATITSQLDRLELAGHVVRRNNPRDRRSLLIDLTPRGRATAETVWQVFFRDVMDGLGDTDAALAENVDRVLEQVVERLAARARDIPGMTEALEKTG